The following proteins are co-located in the Manihot esculenta cultivar AM560-2 chromosome 7, M.esculenta_v8, whole genome shotgun sequence genome:
- the LOC110618605 gene encoding probable phytol kinase 1, chloroplastic isoform X2, giving the protein MLARMTPLSLTPTFSLLLHRHRRLVHRSLIDLPFSYSSPHCFSPKPTSVLHFHFLYRPPHATTTRSSSPSFTPVAAAGGALLQDAGATAAVLAGAYCLVLAFETLTEREVIKQNLSRKLVHISSGLLFAISWPIFSTSKEARYFASLVPLVNCLRLVIYGLSLAPDDGLIKSVTREGNPEELLRGPLYYVLILIFCSLVFWRESPVGVITLAMMCAGDGVADIMGRRFGSVKLPYNQQKSWDAVLLLSFGIFSVGLDVSNSKGCFCCFTLDSSGVPSNY; this is encoded by the exons ATGCTTGCTAGAATGactcccttatccttaactcccactttctctctcctcctccaCCGCCACCGCCGCCTAGTACACAGGTCCCTCATTGACCTCCCTTTCTCTTATTCTTCTCCTCATTGCTTCTCTCCGAAGCCGACTTCTGTCTTACACTTTCATTTTCTCTATCGTCCTCCCCATGCAACCACCACTCGGAGTTCTTCGCCGTCCTTCACTCCAGTTGCCGCCGCTGGGGGGGCTTTGCTTCAAGATGCTGGAGCTACGGCTGCTGTTCTCGCCGGTGCTTACTGTCTGGTTCTCGCTTTTGAGACTCTCACTGAACGAGAAGTTATCAAGCAG AATTTGAGCAGAAAACTGGTTCATATATCGTCTGGTTTGCTTTTCGCCATTTCTTGGCCTATTTTCAG CACTTCAAAAGAGGCTCGCTACTTTGCTTCTTTGGTGCCTCTTGTGAATTGCCTGAGGCTTGTCATCTATGGCCTCTCGTTGGCTCCTGATGATGGTCTCATAAAGTCTGTTACTCGAGAAGGAAATCCAGA GGAGCTGCTAAGGGGTCCTTTGTATTATGTCCTCATATTGATTTTTTGTTCACTAGTCTTTTGGCGTGAGTCTCCTGTTGGGGTAATCACTTTGGCAATGATGTGTGCTGGGGATG GTGTGGCTGATATCATGGGGAGAAGATTTGGGTCAGTGAAACTTCCTTATAATCAACAGAAGAGTTGG GATGCTGTATTACTACTCAGCTTTGGGATATTTTCAGTTGGATTGGATGTCAGCAATTCAAAGGGTTGCTTTTGTTGCTTTACTCTCGACAGTAGTGGAGTCCCTTCCAACTACTGA
- the LOC110619038 gene encoding uncharacterized protein LOC110619038, which translates to MVRIAWEKVGKERLRDILNRVRSELLRKHKKKNVAYLYNLGPDWMETEIWNELVAYWSTPECRKKSEAGKANRNVEKDGIITKHSGGSIKLEVHENKLAKKLGRQLTQLELFRATHTKKGSQCEAYLSAIAENVNDKCESQSAFDLNKWIEISGSSKGRVYGFGSSDIAKSGTPTTSFSCTSAHPGGPSQTMFSLEEVEQILEQNRIKMK; encoded by the exons ATGGTTCGAATTGCTTGGGAAAAGGTAGGTAAAGAAAGACTGCGAGACATCCTTAATAGAGTTAGGAGCGAATTGTTGCGTAAGCACAAGAAGAAAAATGTTGCTTATCTATACAATTTAGGACCAGATTGGATGGAGACAGAGATATGGAATGAACTTGTTGCATATTGGAGTACACCAGAGTGTAGAAAGAAATCAGAAGCTGGTAAAGCCAATAGAAATGTAGAAAAAGATGGGATTATTACGAAACACTCTGGTGGTTCAATAAAACTGGAGGTTCATGAGAATAAATTG GCAAAGAAGTTGGGTAGGCAACTAACTCAACTTGAACTATTTCGTGCAACTCACACAAAAAAGGGGAGTCAATGt gAAGCTTATTTGAGTGCTATTGCTGAAAATGTGAATGACAAGTGTGAGAGTCAGTCTGCTTTTGATTTGAATAAGTGGATTGAAATTTCTGGAAGTAGTAAAGGAagagtttatggttttggatCTTCTGATATTGCAAAATCAGGAACTCCAACTACCTCCTTCTCATGCACATCAGCTCATCCTGGAGGACCTTCTCAAACTATGTTTTCGTTAGAGGAGGTTGAACAAATATTAGAGCAAAACCGGATCAAAATGAAATAA
- the LOC110618605 gene encoding probable phytol kinase 1, chloroplastic isoform X1: MLARMTPLSLTPTFSLLLHRHRRLVHRSLIDLPFSYSSPHCFSPKPTSVLHFHFLYRPPHATTTRSSSPSFTPVAAAGGALLQDAGATAAVLAGAYCLVLAFETLTEREVIKQNLSRKLVHISSGLLFAISWPIFSTSKEARYFASLVPLVNCLRLVIYGLSLAPDDGLIKSVTREGNPEELLRGPLYYVLILIFCSLVFWRESPVGVITLAMMCAGDGVADIMGRRFGSVKLPYNQQKSWVGSISMFIFGFLISIGMLYYYSALGYFQLDWMSAIQRVAFVALLSTVVESLPTTETVDDNISVPLTSMVAAYLSFGF; encoded by the exons ATGCTTGCTAGAATGactcccttatccttaactcccactttctctctcctcctccaCCGCCACCGCCGCCTAGTACACAGGTCCCTCATTGACCTCCCTTTCTCTTATTCTTCTCCTCATTGCTTCTCTCCGAAGCCGACTTCTGTCTTACACTTTCATTTTCTCTATCGTCCTCCCCATGCAACCACCACTCGGAGTTCTTCGCCGTCCTTCACTCCAGTTGCCGCCGCTGGGGGGGCTTTGCTTCAAGATGCTGGAGCTACGGCTGCTGTTCTCGCCGGTGCTTACTGTCTGGTTCTCGCTTTTGAGACTCTCACTGAACGAGAAGTTATCAAGCAG AATTTGAGCAGAAAACTGGTTCATATATCGTCTGGTTTGCTTTTCGCCATTTCTTGGCCTATTTTCAG CACTTCAAAAGAGGCTCGCTACTTTGCTTCTTTGGTGCCTCTTGTGAATTGCCTGAGGCTTGTCATCTATGGCCTCTCGTTGGCTCCTGATGATGGTCTCATAAAGTCTGTTACTCGAGAAGGAAATCCAGA GGAGCTGCTAAGGGGTCCTTTGTATTATGTCCTCATATTGATTTTTTGTTCACTAGTCTTTTGGCGTGAGTCTCCTGTTGGGGTAATCACTTTGGCAATGATGTGTGCTGGGGATG GTGTGGCTGATATCATGGGGAGAAGATTTGGGTCAGTGAAACTTCCTTATAATCAACAGAAGAGTTGGGTGGGTAGCATATCTATGTTCATTTTTGGATTCTTGATTTCTATCGG GATGCTGTATTACTACTCAGCTTTGGGATATTTTCAGTTGGATTGGATGTCAGCAATTCAAAGGGTTGCTTTTGTTGCTTTACTCTCGACAGTAGTGGAGTCCCTTCCAACTACTGAAACTGTAGATGACAACATATCTGTTCCTTTGACCAGCATGGTAGCAGCCTATCTAAGTTTTGGTTTCTAG
- the LOC110618605 gene encoding phytol kinase 1, chloroplastic isoform X3, which produces MLARMTPLSLTPTFSLLLHRHRRLVHRSLIDLPFSYSSPHCFSPKPTSVLHFHFLYRPPHATTTRSSSPSFTPVAAAGGALLQDAGATAAVLAGAYCLVLAFETLTEREVIKQNLSRKLVHISSGLLFAISWPIFRELLRGPLYYVLILIFCSLVFWRESPVGVITLAMMCAGDGVADIMGRRFGSVKLPYNQQKSWVGSISMFIFGFLISIGMLYYYSALGYFQLDWMSAIQRVAFVALLSTVVESLPTTETVDDNISVPLTSMVAAYLSFGF; this is translated from the exons ATGCTTGCTAGAATGactcccttatccttaactcccactttctctctcctcctccaCCGCCACCGCCGCCTAGTACACAGGTCCCTCATTGACCTCCCTTTCTCTTATTCTTCTCCTCATTGCTTCTCTCCGAAGCCGACTTCTGTCTTACACTTTCATTTTCTCTATCGTCCTCCCCATGCAACCACCACTCGGAGTTCTTCGCCGTCCTTCACTCCAGTTGCCGCCGCTGGGGGGGCTTTGCTTCAAGATGCTGGAGCTACGGCTGCTGTTCTCGCCGGTGCTTACTGTCTGGTTCTCGCTTTTGAGACTCTCACTGAACGAGAAGTTATCAAGCAG AATTTGAGCAGAAAACTGGTTCATATATCGTCTGGTTTGCTTTTCGCCATTTCTTGGCCTATTTTCAG GGAGCTGCTAAGGGGTCCTTTGTATTATGTCCTCATATTGATTTTTTGTTCACTAGTCTTTTGGCGTGAGTCTCCTGTTGGGGTAATCACTTTGGCAATGATGTGTGCTGGGGATG GTGTGGCTGATATCATGGGGAGAAGATTTGGGTCAGTGAAACTTCCTTATAATCAACAGAAGAGTTGGGTGGGTAGCATATCTATGTTCATTTTTGGATTCTTGATTTCTATCGG GATGCTGTATTACTACTCAGCTTTGGGATATTTTCAGTTGGATTGGATGTCAGCAATTCAAAGGGTTGCTTTTGTTGCTTTACTCTCGACAGTAGTGGAGTCCCTTCCAACTACTGAAACTGTAGATGACAACATATCTGTTCCTTTGACCAGCATGGTAGCAGCCTATCTAAGTTTTGGTTTCTAG